One window of Burkholderia vietnamiensis LMG 10929 genomic DNA carries:
- the dcd gene encoding dCTP deaminase, translating to MSIKSDKWIRRMAEEHKMIEPFVPDQVRASEDGRRIVSYGTSSYGYDIRCADEFKIFTNINSTIVDPKNFDEGSFVDFKGDVCIIPPNSFALARTVEYFRIPRTVLTVCLGKSTYARCGIIVNVTPFEPEWEGYVTLEFSNTTPLPAKIYANEGVAQVLFFESDEVCDVSYADRGGKYQGQRGVTLPKT from the coding sequence ATGAGCATCAAGTCCGACAAGTGGATTCGGCGCATGGCCGAAGAACACAAGATGATCGAGCCGTTCGTGCCCGATCAGGTTCGCGCGTCCGAGGACGGCCGCAGGATCGTCAGCTACGGCACGTCGAGCTACGGCTACGACATCCGCTGCGCGGACGAATTCAAGATCTTCACCAACATCAACTCGACGATCGTCGATCCGAAGAACTTCGACGAAGGTTCGTTTGTCGATTTCAAGGGCGACGTGTGCATCATCCCGCCGAACTCGTTCGCGCTGGCCCGCACCGTCGAATATTTCCGCATCCCGCGCACGGTGCTGACCGTCTGCCTCGGCAAGTCGACGTACGCGCGCTGCGGAATCATCGTCAACGTGACGCCGTTCGAACCCGAATGGGAAGGCTACGTCACGCTGGAATTCTCGAATACCACGCCGCTGCCCGCGAAGATCTACGCGAACGAAGGCGTCGCGCAGGTGTTGTTCTTCGAAAGCGACGAAGTGTGCGACGTGTCGTACGCCGATCGCGGCGGCAAGTATCAGGGTCAGCGCGGTGTCACGCTGCCGAAAACCTGA
- a CDS encoding superoxide dismutase family protein, with protein sequence MNQRHHGACVGRARRALLTAAALGLLAGCTSFSSTHEKRADAQLQPTVGSQARGAVTFVERPDGVQVTYNLVGLPPNTDHALQVHERGDCNAGDGSSAGQVFAPAADRLRAGARVAGDLGNIHADANGVAAGFIVAPDLALDGVRSALNRAALVYRDPSDPAFAQHGAGPALACGVIR encoded by the coding sequence ATGAACCAACGACACCACGGCGCGTGCGTCGGCCGCGCGCGGCGCGCGCTGCTGACCGCCGCCGCGCTGGGCCTGCTGGCCGGCTGTACCTCCTTTTCCTCGACGCACGAGAAGCGCGCCGACGCCCAGTTGCAGCCGACCGTCGGCTCGCAGGCGCGCGGCGCGGTCACGTTCGTCGAGCGCCCGGACGGCGTCCAGGTCACTTACAACCTGGTCGGGCTGCCGCCGAACACCGATCACGCGCTGCAGGTGCACGAACGCGGCGACTGCAACGCCGGCGACGGCTCGAGCGCCGGCCAGGTGTTCGCGCCGGCCGCCGACCGGCTGCGCGCCGGCGCGCGCGTCGCCGGCGATCTCGGCAACATCCACGCGGACGCGAACGGCGTCGCCGCCGGCTTCATCGTCGCGCCCGATCTGGCCCTCGACGGCGTGCGCTCCGCGTTGAACCGCGCGGCGCTGGTCTACCGCGACCCGAGCGATCCGGCGTTCGCGCAGCACGGCGCGGGGCCCGCGCTGGCCTGCGGCGTGATCCGTTGA